The following coding sequences are from one Neovison vison isolate M4711 chromosome X, ASM_NN_V1, whole genome shotgun sequence window:
- the HNRNPH2 gene encoding heterogeneous nuclear ribonucleoprotein H2, whose product MMLSTEGREGFVVKVRGLPWSCSADEVMRFFSDCKIQNGTSGIRFIYTREGRPSGEAFVELESEDEVKLALKKDRETMGHRYVEVFKSNSVEMDWVLKHTGPNSPDTANDGFVRLRGLPFGCSKEEIVQFFSGLEIVPNGMTLPVDFQGRSTGEAFVQFASQEIAEKALKKHKERIGHRYIEIFKSSRAEVRTHYDPPRKLMAMQRPGPYDRPGAGRGYNSIGRGAGFERMRRGAYGGGYGGYDDYGGYNDGYGFGSDRFGRDLNYCFSGMSDHRYGDGGSSFQSTTGHCVHMRGLPYRATENDIYNFFSPLNPMRVHIEIGPDGRVTGEADVEFATHEDAVAAMAKDKANMQHRYVELFLNSTAGTSGGAYDHSYVELFLNSTAGASGGAYGSQMMGGMGLSNQSSYGGPASQQLSGGYGGGYGGQSSMSGYDQVLQENSSDYQSNLA is encoded by the coding sequence ATGATGCTGAGCacagaaggcagggaggggttcGTGGTGAAGGTCAGGGGCCTACCCTGGTCCTGCTCAGCTGATGAAGTGATGCGCTTCTTTTCTGATTGTAAAATCCAAAATGGCACATCAGGTATTCGTTTCATCTACACCAGAGAAGGCAGACCAAGTGGTGAAGCATTTGTTGAACTTGAATCCGAAGATGAAGTGAAATTGGCTTTGAAGAAGGACAGAGAAACCATGGGACACAGATACGTTGAAGTTTTCAAGTCCAACAGTGTTGAAATGGATTGGGTGTTGAAGCATACAGGTCCGAATAGTCCCGATACTGCCAACGATGGCTTCGTCCGGCTTAGAGGACTCCCATTTGGCTGTAGCAAGGAAGAGATTGTTCAGTTCTTTTCTGGGTTGGAAATTGTGCCAAATGGGATGACACTGCCAGTGGACTTTCAGGGGCGGAGCACAGGGGAAGCATTTGTGCAGTTTGCTTCACAGGAGATAGCTGAAAAGGCCTTAAAGAAACACAAGGAAAGAATAGGGCACAGGTACATTGAAATCTTCAAGAGTAGCAGAGCTGAAGTCCGAACCCACTACGACCCCCCTCGAAAGCTCATGGCTATGCAGCGGCCAGGTCCCTATGATAGGCCAGGGGCTGGCAGAGGGTATAATAGTATTGGCAGAGGGGCAGGGTTTGAAAGGATGAGGCGTGGTGCCTATGGCGGAGGGTACGGAGGCTATGATGACTATGGTGGCTATAATGATGGGTATGGCTTTGGGTCTGATAGATTTGGAAGAGACCTCAATTACTGTTTTTCAGGAATGTCTGATCATAGATATGGAGATGGTGGGTCCAGTTTCCAGAGCACCACAGGGCACTGTGTACACATGAGGGGATTACCTTACAGagccactgagaatgatatttacaattttttctcACCTCTTAACCCCATGAGAGTGCACATTGAAATTGGACCCGATGGCCGAGTTACTGGTGAGGCAGATGTTGAATTTGCTACCCATGAAGATGCTGTGGCAGCAATGGCAAAAGACAAAGCTAATATGCAACACAGATATGTGGAGCTCTTCTTGAATTCTACTGCAGGAACAAGTGGGGGCGCATATGACCACAGCTATGTAGAACTCTTTTTGAATTCTACAGCAGGGGCAAGTGGTGGTGCTTATGGTAGTCAAATGATGGGAGGGATGGGCTTATCCAACCAGTCTAGTTATGGGGGTCCTGCTAGTCAGCAGCTGAGTGGTGGCTACGGAGGTGGTTATGGTGGTCAGAGCAGTATGAGTGGATACGACCAAGTTCTGCAGGAAAACTCCAGTGACTATCAGTCAAACCTCGCTTAG